A genomic window from Pseudomonadota bacterium includes:
- a CDS encoding FKBP-type peptidyl-prolyl cis-trans isomerase, giving the protein MKFVLILIAVFLVAYIAMQFIGSGKAKENIALGKQFLDANAGEDGVEVTASGLQYKVLTEGSGSDHPGARDRVKVHYHGTLIDGTVFDSSVDRGEPITFALNQVIPGWTEGLQLMVEGEKTRLFIPSNLAYGNRAAGKIAPGSTLVFDVELLAINPD; this is encoded by the coding sequence ATGAAATTTGTTCTCATCCTGATCGCCGTTTTCCTTGTCGCGTACATCGCGATGCAGTTCATCGGCAGTGGCAAAGCCAAGGAGAACATCGCGCTCGGCAAGCAGTTTCTCGATGCCAACGCGGGCGAGGACGGCGTCGAGGTGACGGCGTCCGGCTTGCAATACAAAGTGCTGACCGAGGGCAGCGGATCTGACCACCCCGGCGCGCGGGACCGGGTGAAGGTGCACTACCACGGCACACTCATCGATGGCACGGTGTTCGACAGCTCGGTTGACCGCGGCGAACCCATCACATTCGCCTTGAATCAGGTGATCCCGGGCTGGACCGAAGGCCTGCAGCTCATGGTCGAGGGTGAGAAAACACGGCTCTTCATCCCGAGCAACCTCGCCTACGGCAACCGCGCGGCGGGCAAGATCGCACCGGGCTCGACGCTGGTCTTCGACGTCGAGTTGTTGGCGATCAACCCCGACTGA
- the phnN gene encoding phosphonate metabolism protein/1,5-bisphosphokinase (PRPP-forming) PhnN gives MNRDSLDAGRLIAVVGPSGVGKDSVIDGMLAADTRLRRVRRVVTREAGLPGEDHIPMDAEAFGEAVSAGAFCLHWHAHGLSYGIPLHVLRDVAAGEHCVVNLSRDAVRDAVARFPAVIALHVTARPETIAARLAQRGRESLDQIRHRLARSNRPLPDSVDVVHIANDGSLDDAVAAALRALQPVSA, from the coding sequence GTGAACCGCGACAGCCTGGACGCAGGCCGGCTGATCGCCGTCGTCGGGCCTTCCGGCGTCGGCAAGGACAGCGTCATCGACGGCATGCTCGCAGCCGACACGCGACTGCGGCGTGTGCGCCGTGTGGTCACGCGCGAAGCCGGTCTACCCGGCGAAGACCACATACCGATGGACGCCGAAGCCTTCGGTGAGGCCGTGTCCGCCGGCGCCTTTTGCCTGCACTGGCACGCCCACGGGCTGTCCTACGGCATCCCCTTGCACGTGCTGCGCGACGTGGCGGCCGGCGAGCACTGCGTGGTCAACCTGTCTCGAGACGCGGTGCGCGACGCCGTGGCCCGGTTTCCAGCCGTGATTGCCTTGCATGTCACGGCACGCCCCGAGACCATCGCGGCGCGGTTGGCCCAGCGCGGCCGCGAGAGCCTCGACCAGATACGGCACCGGCTCGCGCGGTCGAACCGACCGTTGCCGGACAGCGTTGATGTTGTCCACATCGCGAACGACGGTTCGCTCGACGACGCGGTCGCAGCCGCCTTGCGGGCGCTTCAACCGGTCAGCGCGTAG
- a CDS encoding acyloxyacyl hydrolase: MRSWHSTLYPILFAGAASVWSGTAPAFDGIVYGVGESRDSIAIFRSGLQLAFGRRWYETERGFVSGFHEVSLNHWWTGEESITGVAYSPVFTYHFVGGARVQPYAEFGIGVGYLSDKTIRFRNLSTRFQFEDRLGVGLTFGKDNAHDLNFRYMHYSNANMKEPNHGIDIFMLSYAYTY, encoded by the coding sequence GTGCGCTCTTGGCATTCGACCTTGTACCCGATTCTGTTCGCCGGCGCGGCGAGCGTGTGGAGCGGCACCGCCCCCGCCTTTGACGGCATTGTCTACGGCGTTGGCGAAAGCCGAGACTCGATCGCGATTTTCAGGTCAGGGCTGCAATTGGCGTTCGGTCGGCGGTGGTACGAAACCGAGCGCGGCTTCGTGTCGGGGTTTCACGAGGTGTCACTGAACCACTGGTGGACCGGCGAGGAGTCGATCACCGGCGTCGCGTACTCACCCGTGTTCACCTACCACTTCGTCGGCGGGGCCCGCGTGCAACCCTACGCCGAGTTCGGTATCGGCGTCGGTTACCTGTCCGACAAGACCATCCGCTTCCGCAACCTCTCGACGCGGTTTCAGTTCGAAGACCGCTTGGGCGTCGGGTTGACCTTCGGCAAGGACAACGCGCACGACCTCAATTTTCGGTACATGCACTACTCCAACGCCAACATGAAGGAGCCGAACCACGGCATCGACATCTTCATGCTGTCGTACGCCTACACCTACTGA
- a CDS encoding alpha-D-ribose 1-methylphosphonate 5-phosphate C-P-lyase PhnJ, which translates to MRDEAYNFAYLDEQTKRMIRRAILKGLAVPGYQVPFAAREMPMPHGWGTGGVQVSAAVMTPDDRFKVIDQGADDTTNAVSIRQFFERTAGVETTTHTREASLIQTRHRIPEVPLTEDQILVYQVPIPEPLRSLEPRESETRKMHSLEEYGLMHVKLYEDISRHGHIATAYAYPVRVEDRYVMDPSPIPKFDNPKLGECPAIQLFGAGREQRIYALPPYTRVVSLDFDDHPFDPSKANHACALCGADTSYLDEVIVDDAGNRLFVCSDTDYCEDRRAAGYRGKDAA; encoded by the coding sequence ATGAGAGACGAAGCCTACAACTTCGCCTACCTGGACGAACAAACCAAGCGCATGATCCGACGCGCCATCCTCAAGGGGCTGGCGGTGCCGGGCTACCAGGTGCCGTTCGCCGCACGCGAGATGCCGATGCCCCACGGCTGGGGCACCGGCGGTGTGCAGGTCTCGGCTGCGGTGATGACCCCCGACGACCGCTTCAAGGTGATCGATCAGGGGGCGGACGACACCACCAATGCGGTGTCTATCCGGCAGTTCTTCGAGCGCACGGCCGGGGTCGAGACAACCACGCACACGCGCGAGGCCTCCTTGATACAAACACGGCACCGCATCCCCGAAGTGCCACTGACCGAAGACCAGATCCTGGTGTACCAGGTGCCGATCCCGGAGCCCCTGCGTTCTCTCGAGCCGCGCGAAAGCGAAACGCGCAAGATGCACAGCCTCGAAGAGTACGGCCTGATGCACGTCAAGCTGTACGAGGACATCAGTCGACACGGCCACATTGCGACGGCGTACGCCTACCCCGTCCGGGTCGAAGACCGTTACGTGATGGACCCGTCGCCCATCCCGAAATTCGACAACCCCAAGCTCGGCGAGTGCCCGGCCATACAGCTCTTCGGCGCCGGCCGCGAGCAGCGCATCTACGCGCTGCCGCCCTACACCCGCGTCGTGAGCCTGGATTTCGACGACCACCCCTTCGACCCCTCGAAGGCCAACCACGCCTGCGCGCTCTGTGGCGCGGACACGAGTTACCTCGACGAAGTCATCGTCGACGACGCCGGCAACCGCCTGTTCGTGTGCTCCGACACCGACTACTGTGAAGACCGACGCGCAGCGGGATACCGCGGCAAGGACGCAGCATGA
- the phnG gene encoding phosphonate C-P lyase system protein PhnG, which translates to MNDTTDTLNDRQAWMSLLAKAPEGRAAEHLAGLAPLPTFTWLRAPEIGSVMVRGRASGTGAPFNLGEMSVTRCSLRLSNGAVGHAYVQGRRKRCAEAAALVDALMQTEQADTVRTQVLEPLRSAHATAKAARAAKAAATKVDFFTLARGED; encoded by the coding sequence GTGAACGACACGACCGACACCCTGAACGACCGGCAGGCCTGGATGAGCCTGCTGGCGAAAGCGCCCGAGGGCCGGGCCGCCGAACACCTGGCGGGGCTCGCGCCCCTGCCCACGTTCACGTGGTTGCGCGCACCCGAGATCGGCAGCGTCATGGTGCGGGGTCGCGCCAGTGGCACGGGCGCACCGTTCAATCTCGGCGAGATGAGTGTCACGCGCTGCAGCCTGCGGTTGTCGAACGGCGCCGTCGGCCACGCCTATGTCCAGGGGCGGCGCAAGCGCTGCGCCGAAGCAGCCGCACTGGTCGACGCGCTGATGCAAACCGAGCAGGCCGACACGGTGCGCACCCAGGTGCTCGAGCCCTTGCGCTCGGCACACGCGACCGCCAAGGCCGCACGGGCCGCCAAGGCCGCCGCGACCAAAGTGGATTTCTTCACCCTGGCACGCGGAGAAGACTGA
- the phnH gene encoding phosphonate C-P lyase system protein PhnH, which translates to MDTHALEGGFTQPDVQAAHAFRGIMAALARPGTVHRLSGAAPPTPLSAAAAACLLTLCDTDTPVHLAGDIDTPAVHDWMAFHTGAPRVDRSDCAFAVGRWEQLLPLADYPVGTPAYPDRSATLIVELDALTQSGATLRGPGIRDTAHVSLPDISAFQRNHRQYPLGLDFVFACGDQVAALPRSTEVN; encoded by the coding sequence ATGGACACGCACGCGCTCGAGGGCGGATTCACGCAACCCGACGTGCAGGCCGCACACGCGTTCCGCGGCATCATGGCCGCCCTGGCCCGACCCGGAACCGTTCACCGGCTGAGCGGTGCGGCACCGCCAACGCCTCTGTCGGCTGCAGCGGCGGCCTGCCTGCTGACCCTGTGCGACACCGACACGCCGGTCCACCTTGCGGGCGACATCGACACGCCCGCCGTCCATGACTGGATGGCCTTCCACACCGGCGCGCCGCGCGTCGACCGCAGCGACTGTGCGTTCGCGGTGGGTCGCTGGGAGCAGCTGCTGCCACTCGCGGACTACCCCGTCGGCACGCCGGCCTACCCCGACCGGTCGGCAACGCTGATTGTCGAGCTCGACGCGCTGACCCAATCGGGCGCCACCTTGCGCGGCCCCGGTATCCGGGACACCGCGCACGTGTCGCTACCGGACATCAGCGCCTTCCAGCGCAACCACCGGCAGTACCCCCTCGGACTGGATTTCGTTTTCGCGTGTGGCGATCAGGTGGCCGCCCTGCCCCGGTCGACGGAGGTGAACTGA
- the phnL gene encoding phosphonate C-P lyase system protein PhnL, producing MIELNDVAKTFTLHNQGSAVIQVLEGVSFRVDPGECVALMGASGSGKSTLMRLIHGNYLAGQGVIRVGDVDMASAEPREIIATRREVLGYVSQFLRVVPRVPTLAVVAEPLRALGVSEADAEDRARELLRELNIPEALWSLSPTTFSGGEQQRVNIARGFAHAFPAMLLDEPTASLDPVNREVVLSLIERAKARGAAIVGIFHDTEARDRVCDRAIDISAFTPEQAA from the coding sequence ATGATCGAACTCAACGACGTCGCCAAGACCTTCACGCTGCACAACCAGGGCAGCGCGGTGATTCAGGTGCTCGAGGGTGTGTCCTTCCGTGTCGACCCGGGTGAGTGTGTCGCCCTGATGGGTGCCTCGGGCTCGGGCAAGTCCACCCTGATGCGCCTGATCCACGGCAACTACCTCGCCGGTCAGGGCGTCATCCGGGTCGGCGATGTCGACATGGCCTCCGCCGAGCCACGTGAGATCATCGCCACCCGGCGCGAGGTGCTGGGCTATGTCAGCCAATTCCTGCGCGTGGTACCGCGCGTCCCGACCCTCGCGGTGGTCGCCGAGCCGCTGCGTGCGCTTGGCGTGTCCGAGGCCGACGCCGAAGACCGCGCACGCGAACTGCTGCGCGAACTCAACATTCCCGAGGCCCTGTGGTCGCTCTCGCCCACGACCTTCTCGGGCGGTGAACAGCAGCGCGTCAACATCGCGCGCGGCTTTGCCCACGCCTTTCCGGCCATGTTGCTCGACGAGCCCACTGCCAGCCTCGATCCGGTCAACCGCGAAGTGGTGTTGTCGCTGATCGAACGGGCCAAGGCCCGCGGTGCCGCGATCGTCGGCATTTTCCACGACACGGAGGCGCGAGACCGGGTCTGCGACCGGGCGATCGACATAAGCGCCTTCACACCGGAGCAGGCAGCGTGA
- a CDS encoding alpha-D-ribose 1-methylphosphonate 5-triphosphate diphosphatase gives MSGTVSLANANLVLQDRVLRGYVSVEDGVITEIGEGARVPDGGVDCQGDHVVPGLVELHTDNLERHIEPRPEVHWPLTAAIIAHDAELASTGITTVFDALRVGSIVSRDVHYGAYARKLATALLRARAAGVLRISHFLHLRAEVCSETLTSELAEFGPADRVGIVSLMDHTPGQRQFRDLDALKVYLGKKRNMNDDAFREHVAAQQALHARVGIQHEVTAVAEAARYGAVLASHDDTTAAQVATSHTHGVQIAEFPTTVEAAAACREHGIHIMMGAPNIIRGASHSGNVSARALAEADLLDIASSDYVPAALLLSAFRLADLWQDLPRAINCVSHNPAVASGLLDRGRIAVGCRGDLLHVAVHEGTPRVRSTWSKGTRV, from the coding sequence GTGTCAGGCACCGTCAGTCTCGCCAACGCCAACCTGGTATTGCAAGACCGTGTACTGAGAGGGTACGTCAGCGTCGAGGACGGTGTCATCACGGAAATTGGCGAGGGCGCCCGCGTGCCCGACGGCGGCGTCGACTGCCAAGGCGACCACGTCGTGCCGGGCCTCGTGGAGCTGCACACCGACAACCTCGAGCGCCACATCGAACCGCGGCCGGAAGTGCACTGGCCATTGACCGCCGCGATCATCGCACACGACGCCGAGCTCGCTTCAACCGGCATCACGACCGTGTTCGACGCGCTGCGCGTCGGCTCGATCGTGTCGCGCGATGTGCACTACGGCGCCTACGCGCGCAAGCTCGCCACGGCATTGCTGCGCGCACGTGCCGCAGGGGTGCTGCGCATCAGCCATTTCCTGCATCTGCGCGCCGAGGTGTGTTCGGAAACCCTGACCTCGGAACTGGCCGAATTCGGCCCGGCCGACCGGGTTGGTATCGTCAGCCTGATGGACCACACACCGGGGCAACGCCAGTTTCGCGACCTCGACGCCCTGAAGGTGTACCTCGGCAAAAAACGCAACATGAACGACGACGCGTTCCGCGAACACGTTGCCGCCCAGCAGGCACTGCATGCCCGCGTCGGCATCCAACACGAAGTCACGGCCGTGGCCGAGGCGGCCCGCTACGGCGCGGTGCTCGCAAGCCACGACGACACCACCGCAGCTCAGGTGGCGACGTCCCACACACACGGCGTGCAGATCGCGGAGTTTCCGACCACAGTCGAAGCGGCTGCCGCCTGCCGCGAGCACGGTATCCACATCATGATGGGCGCGCCCAACATCATCCGCGGCGCGTCGCACTCGGGCAATGTGTCGGCGCGCGCGCTCGCCGAGGCCGACCTGCTCGACATCGCCTCGTCGGACTACGTGCCCGCTGCGCTGCTGCTGTCAGCATTTCGTCTGGCGGACCTCTGGCAGGACCTGCCGCGCGCGATCAACTGTGTCTCGCACAACCCCGCTGTCGCCAGCGGGTTGCTCGACCGCGGCCGCATCGCCGTAGGGTGCCGGGGCGACCTGCTGCACGTGGCCGTGCACGAGGGCACGCCACGCGTGCGCAGCACCTGGTCGAAGGGCACGCGCGTCTAG
- a CDS encoding GtrA family protein produces MSVLGRLLRITFFCYILGGCLAAGIHISIVAGLVELAAVDKEDANSIGFIFGVIVNYLFQAFITFSSEVQYHLQQFPLFVGFAVIGLGINRFIFSFSIHELHVQYLIATAMAIGVVFLFNFTCNKLITFRRPGDTRPPPD; encoded by the coding sequence GTGTCTGTCCTGGGACGCTTGCTACGCATCACGTTCTTCTGCTACATCCTCGGCGGCTGCCTCGCGGCGGGGATCCACATCTCGATTGTGGCCGGACTGGTGGAGCTCGCCGCGGTCGACAAGGAGGACGCCAACTCCATCGGCTTTATCTTCGGCGTCATCGTGAACTACCTGTTTCAGGCCTTCATCACCTTCAGCAGTGAAGTGCAGTACCACTTGCAGCAGTTTCCGCTGTTCGTCGGCTTCGCCGTGATCGGGCTTGGCATCAACCGTTTCATCTTCAGTTTCAGCATCCACGAGCTGCACGTGCAGTACCTGATCGCGACAGCCATGGCCATCGGCGTGGTATTCCTGTTCAACTTCACCTGCAACAAGCTCATCACCTTCCGCCGGCCCGGCGACACCCGCCCACCGCCTGACTAG
- the phnK gene encoding phosphonate C-P lyase system protein PhnK has protein sequence MSQPTPLLSVRQLDKFYGAHIGCADVSFDLYPGEVMGIVGESGSGKSTLLNCLAGHLPPDNGEVVFDTRVDGPRDTVVMSEPERRMLSRTDWAFIHQHARDGLRMGVSAGGNVGERMMAVGARHYGSIRDSALDWLTRVEIDEARIDDRPSTFSGGMQQRLQIARNLVTNPRLIFMDEPTGGLDVSVQARLLDLLRGLVRDMGLSAIIVTHDLAVVRLLADRLMVMKSGYVVESGLTDQVLDDPQHPYSQLLVSSVLQV, from the coding sequence ATGAGCCAACCCACCCCCCTGTTGTCGGTGCGCCAACTCGACAAGTTCTACGGCGCGCACATCGGTTGCGCCGACGTCAGTTTCGACCTCTACCCAGGCGAAGTCATGGGCATCGTCGGCGAGAGCGGTTCGGGCAAGTCCACGCTGCTCAACTGCCTGGCCGGCCACCTGCCACCCGACAACGGCGAGGTGGTGTTCGACACCCGCGTCGACGGGCCGCGCGACACCGTCGTGATGTCCGAACCCGAGCGCCGCATGCTCTCGCGCACCGATTGGGCCTTCATTCACCAGCACGCGCGCGACGGTTTGCGCATGGGCGTGTCGGCGGGCGGCAATGTCGGTGAGCGCATGATGGCCGTCGGCGCACGCCACTACGGCAGCATCCGCGACAGCGCACTCGACTGGCTGACGCGCGTTGAAATCGACGAGGCGCGCATCGACGACCGCCCGAGTACCTTCTCGGGCGGGATGCAGCAACGCCTGCAGATTGCGCGCAACCTCGTCACCAACCCGCGCCTGATCTTCATGGATGAGCCCACCGGCGGCCTCGATGTCTCGGTGCAGGCCCGGCTCCTCGACCTGCTGCGCGGCCTCGTGCGCGACATGGGGCTGTCCGCCATCATCGTTACCCACGATCTCGCCGTGGTCCGTTTGCTCGCCGACCGGCTGATGGTCATGAAGTCGGGCTACGTGGTCGAGAGCGGCCTGACCGACCAGGTGCTCGACGACCCACAACACCCGTACAGCCAGCTGCTCGTCAGCTCCGTCCTGCAGGTCTGA
- a CDS encoding FAD-dependent oxidoreductase, producing the protein MNRRRFLAMARALGLGAPAAAALAACAGTPAGATTVGRVTVIGAGAAGLTTGYLLQQLGIPFTILEAAAQPGGRMKRTADFVDFPVPLGAEWIHVDTDILEEIVNDDTVDVDVPTTQYNPRTDYALFEGDRYTMRDIGFAIESKFIGATWLDFYERYILPSVAEHIRYNAVVESVDYTADAVVVRTREAAYTSKRVVVTVPVKQLQRSAIAFSPPLPGWKQTAIDRVRVWDGCKAFIEFSKTFYPAAVAFEITPETAGQKLYYDAAYGQRVDRHVLGLFAVGTGTLPYVTLDDDALIAYMLAELDALFEGQASRHYLQHTFQNWNTEPFINGAYVVSHENWRRVRTLGKRVGERLYFAGTAYTEGDDWSSVHTAARSAARAVREMLGA; encoded by the coding sequence GTGAACAGGCGGCGGTTTCTGGCGATGGCGAGGGCGCTCGGGCTCGGCGCACCCGCGGCGGCGGCGCTGGCCGCCTGCGCGGGCACCCCGGCGGGGGCGACGACAGTCGGGCGCGTCACGGTCATCGGTGCGGGTGCGGCAGGCCTCACGACGGGCTATCTGCTGCAGCAACTCGGCATCCCCTTCACGATCCTCGAGGCGGCGGCGCAGCCCGGCGGCCGCATGAAACGCACGGCCGACTTTGTCGACTTCCCGGTCCCGCTCGGCGCCGAGTGGATCCACGTCGACACCGACATCCTCGAGGAGATCGTCAACGACGACACCGTCGACGTCGACGTGCCGACCACGCAATACAACCCGCGCACCGACTACGCGCTCTTCGAAGGCGATCGCTACACCATGCGGGACATCGGCTTCGCGATCGAAAGCAAGTTCATCGGCGCCACCTGGCTCGATTTCTACGAGCGCTACATCCTGCCGTCGGTGGCCGAGCACATCCGCTACAATGCCGTTGTCGAGTCGGTGGACTACACCGCCGACGCGGTGGTGGTGCGCACGCGGGAAGCCGCCTACACCTCCAAGCGTGTGGTTGTCACCGTGCCGGTCAAACAGCTGCAGCGCAGTGCCATTGCCTTTTCGCCGCCGCTGCCGGGCTGGAAGCAAACGGCGATCGACCGCGTGCGCGTCTGGGACGGCTGCAAGGCTTTCATCGAGTTCTCGAAGACCTTCTACCCGGCGGCTGTCGCCTTCGAGATCACGCCCGAAACGGCGGGCCAGAAGCTGTACTACGACGCGGCCTACGGGCAACGTGTCGACCGGCACGTGCTCGGGCTCTTCGCCGTCGGCACCGGTACGCTGCCCTACGTCACGCTCGACGACGACGCGTTGATCGCCTACATGCTGGCGGAACTCGACGCCCTCTTTGAGGGGCAGGCCTCACGCCACTACCTGCAGCACACCTTCCAGAACTGGAACACCGAGCCCTTCATCAACGGCGCCTACGTGGTCAGCCACGAGAACTGGCGGCGCGTGCGCACCCTTGGCAAGCGCGTGGGCGAGCGGCTGTATTTCGCCGGCACGGCCTACACCGAGGGCGACGACTGGAGCAGTGTGCACACCGCGGCGCGCTCAGCGGCGCGCGCCGTGCGCGAGATGCTCGGGGCCTGA
- a CDS encoding carbon-phosphorus lyase complex subunit PhnI, which produces MYVAVKGGERAIENAHAWLAEERRGDTAVSELGVDHIREQLRLAVNRVMSEGSLYDPDLAALAIKQARGDLIEATFLVRAYRTTLPRFGASRPVDTAAMACDRRVSATFKDVPGGQVLGPTFDYTHRLLDFTLLADGEPATAPVRDTDPEPVPRVSDFLNREGLMEAVPQHDSEPPDLTREPLEMPADRALRLQALTRSDEGFLLSLAYSTQRGYARNHAFVGELRIGAVVVEMDIPELGFAIEIGEITLTECETVNQFMGSKTEPPQFTRGYGLVFGHTERKAISMALVDRALRWEELGEDFVGAPAQDTEFVLYHADNIQATGFLEHIKLPHYVDFQSELELIRKLRTEATEHAANPQSAA; this is translated from the coding sequence ATGTACGTTGCGGTCAAAGGCGGCGAACGCGCCATCGAGAACGCCCACGCGTGGCTGGCCGAGGAGCGCCGCGGCGACACGGCGGTCTCCGAGCTCGGTGTCGACCACATTCGCGAACAACTTCGACTCGCTGTCAACCGGGTGATGTCGGAGGGCTCGCTCTACGACCCGGACCTCGCGGCACTGGCCATCAAGCAGGCCCGCGGTGACCTGATCGAAGCGACGTTCCTGGTGCGCGCCTACCGCACCACACTGCCCCGCTTCGGCGCGTCCCGGCCGGTCGACACCGCGGCCATGGCCTGCGATCGACGCGTCTCGGCCACCTTCAAGGACGTGCCGGGCGGTCAGGTGCTCGGTCCGACATTCGACTACACCCACCGCCTGCTGGACTTCACGCTGCTCGCCGACGGCGAGCCCGCCACCGCGCCCGTGCGCGACACCGACCCCGAGCCGGTGCCGCGTGTCAGCGATTTCCTCAACCGTGAAGGCCTGATGGAGGCGGTGCCGCAACACGACAGCGAACCGCCTGACCTGACGCGCGAGCCACTGGAAATGCCAGCGGATCGCGCCCTGAGATTGCAAGCCCTGACCCGCTCGGACGAGGGTTTTCTGCTCTCCCTCGCCTACTCGACCCAACGCGGCTACGCACGCAACCACGCCTTTGTCGGCGAGCTGCGCATCGGCGCGGTCGTGGTGGAAATGGACATCCCGGAACTCGGTTTCGCGATCGAGATCGGCGAGATCACCCTGACCGAGTGCGAGACCGTCAACCAGTTCATGGGCTCGAAGACCGAGCCCCCGCAATTCACCCGCGGGTACGGGCTGGTGTTCGGCCACACCGAGCGCAAGGCGATCTCCATGGCCCTGGTCGACCGTGCCTTGCGCTGGGAAGAGCTCGGTGAGGATTTCGTCGGTGCACCTGCACAGGACACCGAGTTCGTGCTGTACCACGCCGACAACATCCAGGCGACCGGTTTTCTCGAGCACATCAAGCTGCCGCACTACGTCGATTTTCAGTCCGAACTGGAACTGATTCGCAAGCTGCGCACCGAGGCCACGGAACACGCCGCCAACCCGCAGAGTGCCGCATGA
- a CDS encoding DUF1045 domain-containing protein codes for MTYSRFALYDLPADAELARHGAAWLGWDAERGTVCDSPTLPGLDDVTMTPRKYGFHGTLKAPFRLVDGVDLDALKEAVAALALCTAPARCDGLRVATLGRFLALVPVGDASDVSALAARCVTALDCFRAMPSDAEMARRRAVGLTPAQDALLLEWGYPYVLEAFRFHITLTGVLGADALDAWYATVVSFLPALPAPYTVSSLALVGEREDGHFELIERYALTG; via the coding sequence ATGACCTACTCTCGCTTTGCACTGTACGATCTGCCGGCGGATGCCGAATTGGCGCGGCACGGTGCCGCGTGGCTCGGCTGGGACGCAGAGCGCGGCACGGTGTGCGACTCGCCTACGCTGCCCGGCCTCGATGACGTCACGATGACACCGCGGAAATACGGCTTCCACGGCACGCTGAAAGCCCCGTTCCGTCTGGTGGACGGCGTCGATCTCGATGCCCTGAAAGAGGCCGTTGCCGCGCTTGCGTTGTGTACGGCACCTGCGCGCTGCGATGGCTTGCGCGTCGCGACGCTCGGACGCTTTCTCGCGCTGGTGCCGGTGGGTGACGCGAGCGACGTATCCGCCCTCGCGGCGCGCTGCGTGACGGCGCTGGACTGCTTTCGCGCGATGCCGAGTGACGCCGAGATGGCGCGGCGGCGTGCCGTCGGCCTCACACCGGCCCAGGACGCGCTGTTGCTGGAATGGGGCTACCCCTACGTGCTGGAGGCCTTCCGCTTCCACATCACCTTGACCGGCGTCCTTGGCGCCGACGCGCTCGACGCGTGGTATGCCACGGTGGTGTCCTTCCTGCCCGCCCTGCCGGCGCCGTACACCGTTTCGAGCTTGGCGTTGGTGGGTGAGCGCGAGGATGGTCATTTTGAGCTCATCGAGCGCTACGCGCTGACCGGTTGA
- a CDS encoding NUDIX hydrolase yields the protein MAEIESIDSVVAYQNKWMTVREHRIRRPSGAEGIFGVVEKPNCVVLLPIDRGEIHLVEQYRFPVGARFWEAPQGAWEERPDAPIEALAAGELREETGLVSHRLRCLGQVHLVPGYSNQACWVFLASELESAGETRLDQEEEGLISRAFPVETFEAMIASGEVKDSTTLCAYGLAKAKGAL from the coding sequence GTGGCTGAAATCGAATCGATCGACAGCGTTGTTGCCTACCAGAACAAGTGGATGACGGTGCGCGAACACCGCATTCGCCGCCCGAGCGGCGCCGAGGGAATATTCGGCGTGGTCGAGAAACCCAATTGCGTGGTGTTGCTGCCGATCGACCGCGGGGAGATTCACCTGGTCGAGCAGTACCGCTTCCCGGTGGGCGCGCGGTTCTGGGAGGCGCCGCAGGGCGCCTGGGAGGAACGCCCCGACGCGCCGATCGAGGCGCTCGCGGCCGGCGAATTGCGCGAGGAAACCGGCCTGGTGTCCCACCGGCTCCGCTGCCTCGGGCAGGTGCACCTGGTGCCCGGGTACTCGAACCAGGCGTGTTGGGTGTTCCTCGCCAGCGAGCTCGAGTCGGCTGGCGAAACGCGCCTCGACCAGGAGGAGGAGGGGCTGATCTCGCGGGCGTTCCCGGTGGAGACGTTCGAGGCGATGATCGCATCGGGCGAGGTCAAGGACTCGACCACCCTGTGCGCCTACGGTCTCGCGAAAGCCAAGGGCGCGCTCTGA